The following are encoded together in the Osmia lignaria lignaria isolate PbOS001 chromosome 13, iyOsmLign1, whole genome shotgun sequence genome:
- the LOC117602105 gene encoding ATPase family AAA domain-containing protein 2 isoform X1 has translation MATTGKQVRLGSWIMSDDDAALDSMDTEEDIFSPRVRSLGSNVRRVKNLRTLRSNSTSHISVNNLSVRRSTRNRMQTYDNLNTSWILGTQTLKGYPMFQQHGSSSDKEMVDEVPERKRDVRDRMPLRSRENHPPNKNPTRHIRERAEHDRQNNRELRGRGDRDLREKTEQEKDIRDLKERQERERTEREHKDKIETRSKSNEEKDIRTRKSDSPSRLKEGPVTRLGGSLGEKDVKPKVDQDEADEDSLQESEKAENNDNYENEDGYEDMYTRIKRTRRKAQRQLPRGEKLTVVDSDLSESSDSPGPRKYSLRQKKPTVDRFQANVEPVRRSIKALRSVLSNSMRRRKHRSKSTSSSDSSDSEPQRYDKKKSKKARQSAIPQGGPPHRKADINPITLDTNIRFSDVGGLESHIHCLKEMVVFPMMYSDVFERFHITPPKGVLFHGPPGTGKTLIARALANECSQGSRKMAFFMRKGADCLSKWVGESERQLRLLFEQAQLMKPSIIFFDEIDGLVPVRSTKQDQIHASIVSTLLALMDGLSDRGEVIVIGATNRIDAIDPALRRPGRFDRELFFPLPSMKERLEILKIHVSKWKNPPPDQLLETLAEKATGYCGSDLRALCTEAVLQGLRRTYPQIYMTSNRLLLDPERVEVKKRDFLQASSILVPSSQRVSPCARRKLEPFMEPLLGPLIEELLSSIKGIFPHGVNLAMAKVKITKGIHRPRLLISGGNLSEGQGPPLAQALLYHMEHLPVQTLDVSTLFAESGRSPEETCVQVFNEAARNVPSIIYIRSIDQWWPLVPETVKAVFLCRIAALDPSLPILILATSDRTYQDLPIQLRSLFSELRGEVYSMKTPTAEQRSKFFRPIFMIQSLKPPKVKDDKVEVLEELPLAPDPLPKKLTEEERKLIYEKEEVSLRELRIFLREICAKLARNRQFFMFTKPVDTEEVPDYNMIIQQPMDLETMMTKIDMHCYLCARDFLDDIDLICKNALEYNPDSLRDRPSLGILKRDPADKLIRHRACSLRDNAYALIKAELDSDFEDKCREISKNRRVTESSVSNEAENKNNRLKAEQPVTISERIDKKDSTNSSHSLVVNGKRYSNSRKRRIPAWARGYVKKVHKKKKIAFDESSTTLDTKVCLTNESTTSIDLEKFQEFETEANSVLNGHIRLFDNTDSENDSQNESSKYAQATQSNNVPDQRIDEIENVEICFTEEEKQVENSGSNSSSRRESMDELSFAIESDSCLARFEGDEKLLVDKNEMENAWQYTVNSTNDFPVEVLCDIYVQLSRCVGKYAQSYDRKSLPKDLLKEVRKFEEFKTTYQEAHDIANQMDIV, from the exons ATGGCCACAACTGGTAAACAGGTTAGGTTGGGTTCGTGG ATAATGTCAGATGATGATGCTGCATTGGACTCAATGGATACAGAAGAAGATATTTTTTCTCCAAGGGTCCGCAGTCTTGGCTCTAATGTTAGAAGGGTTAAAAATTTGCGTACTCTACGATCAAATTCTACTTCTCATATATCTGTGAACAATTTAAGCGTACGCCGTAGTACCCGTAATAGAATGCAAACATATGATAATCTTAACACTAGCTGGATTTTAG GAACTCAAACATTGAAAGGTTATCCTATGTTTCAACAACATGGTTCTTCATCTGATAAAGAAATGGTGGATGAAGTACCTGAAAGGAAGCGTGATGTTAGGGACCGTATGCCTCTTAGATCACGTGAAAATCACCCTCCTAATAAAAATCCAACAAGACATATTAGGGAAAGAGCTGAACATGATAGGCAAAATAATAGAGAACTTAGAGGCAGAGGTGATCGTGATCTTAGAGAAAAAACAGAACAAGAGAAAGATATTAGAGATCTTAAGGAAAGacaagaaagagagaggacAGAGAGAGAACataaagataaaatagaaaCCAGAAGTAAATCGAATGAAGAGAAAGATATAAg aacaAGAAAATCTGATAGCCCAAGTAGACTTAAAGAAGGACCTGTTACAAGACTTGGTGGTAGCTTAGGTGAAAAAGATGTAAAGCCTAAAGTAGATCAAGATGAAGCTGATGAAGATAGCTTGCAAGAAAGTGAAAAGGctgaaaataatgataattatgaaaatgaagAT GGTTACGAAGACATGTATACACGTATTAAACGAACTAGAAGAAAAGCACAGCGGCAATTACCGAGAGGTGAAAAACTTACAG TGGTAGATAGTGATTTAAGTGAATCGTCTGATTCTCCTGGTCCTAGAAAATACAGTTTACGTCAAAAAAAGCCTACTGTAGATAGATTTCAAGCTAACGTAGAACCAGTTCGACGGTCTATAAAAGCACTTAGAAGTGTTCTCAGTAATTCGATGAGAAGGCGTAAACATAGAAGCAAAAGTACAAGCTCTAGTGATTCCAGCGATTCGGAACCTCAACGttatgataaaaagaaaagcaaaaaagcaag GCAATCAGCAATACCTCAGGGTGGACCACCTCATCGTAAAGCGGATATAAATCCAATTACTTTAGATACTAATATTAGATTCAGTGATGTCGGAGGCTTAGAATCACATATTCACTGCCTTAAAGAAATGGTGGTTTTTCCTATGATGTACTCAGATGTGTTTGAACGCTTTCACATTACGCCACCGAAAGGAGTACTTTTTCATGGTCCACCAG gaACTGGTAAAACGTTAATAGCTAGAGCATTGGCAAATGAGTGTAGTCAGGGGAGTAGGAAAATGGCATTCTTTATGAGAAAAGGCGCGGATTGTTTATCTAAATGGGTCGGAGAATCGGAGCGGCAATTGCGACTATTGTTTGAGCAGGCTCAACTAATGAAACcgtccataatattttttgatgaaatTGATGGCCTTGTACCTGTTCGTAGTACGAAACAGGATCAAATTCATGCTAGTATTGTGTCTACACTTTTAGCGCTTATGGATGGCCTCAGTGATAGAGGAGAG GTTATAGTTATCGGAGCAACAAATAGAATAGATGCTATTGATCCAGCATTACGGAGACCCGGTCGTTTCGACCGAGAATTATTTTTTCCCTTACCTTCTATGAAAGAAagattagaaatattaaaaattcacgtTAGTAAATGGAAAAATCCTCCACCAGATCAATTGTTAGAAACATTAGCTGAAAAAGCAACGGGTTATTGTGGTTCAGACCTCAGAGCTTTATGTACCGAAGCAGTTTTGCAAGGGTTGAGAAGAACGTATCCCCAAATATACATGACTAGCAATAGATTACTTTTAGATCCTGAACGAGTTGAA GTAAAGAAACGAGATTTTTTACAAGCAAGTTCTATTCTTGTACCTTCATCACAAAGAGTCTCGCCGTGTGCCCGAAGAAAATTGGAACCCTTTATGGAACCGTTATTAGGGCCTTTAATAGAAGAGTTACTTTCTTCGATAAAAGGAATATTTCCTCATGGGGTTAATCTTGCTATGGCAAA GGTGAAAATTACTAAAGGAATTCATCGACCGAGGCTATTAATTTCTGGCGGAAATTTGTCGGAAGGTCAAGGGCCACCCTTAGCACAGGCACTATTGTATCACATGGAACATCTACCAGTTCAAACGTTAGATGTTAGCACTCTTTTTGCAGAAAGTGGACGATCTCCAGAAGAAACCTGCGTGCAG GTATTTAATGAAGCTGCCAGAAATGTACCGTCCATAATTTATATTCGATCGATTGATCAGTGGTGGCCACTCGTACCTGAAACTGTCAAAGCAGTTTTTTTGTGTCGTATCGCAGCCCTCGATCCTTCATTACCCATCTTAATTTTAGCCACAAGCGATAGAACATATCAAGATCTTCCGATTCAATTACGAAGCCTTTTTAGCGAGCTTCGCGGAGAAGTTTATTCTATGAAAACACCAACAGCGGAACAAAGATCGAAATTCTTCCGACCTATTTTTATGATTCAAAGTCTAAAACCACCGAAAGTAAAGGATGATAAAGTAGAAGTTTTAGAGGAACTTCCCTTAGCACCAGATCCTTTACCAAAGAAGTTAACGGAAGAGGAAAGGAAATTGATATACGAGAAAGAAGAAGTGTCGCTAAGGGAATTAAGAATTTTCTTAAGGGAAATTTGTGCTAAGCTCGCAAGGAATAGACA ATTTTTTATGTTTACAAAACCAGTAGACACGGAAGAAGTGCCGGACTATAATATGATAATACAGCAGCCAATGGATTTAGAAACAATGATGACAAAGATTGATATGCATTGTTATCTCTGTGCACGAGATTTTCTTGATGATATTGATCTAATATGCAAAAATGCTTTGGAATATAATCCAGATAG CTTACGTGATAGGCCCTCCCTTGGAATATTAAAGAG AGATCCGGCGGACAAATTAATAAGGCATCGTGCATGCTCTCTACGCGATAATGCATACGCGTTGATAAAAGCAGAATTAGATTCCGATTTCGAGGATAAATGTCGTGAAATTTCGAAGAACCGAAGAGTTACTGAAAGTTCAGTTAGCAATGAGGCCGAGAATAAGAATAATCGGCTAAAAGCGGAGCAACCTGTAACCATATCCGAACGAATAGATAAAAAAGATTCTACGAATTCTAGTCATTCTCTTGTTGTAAATGGAAAGAGATATAGTAATTCTAGGAAGCGTAGGATACCAGCTTGGGCAAGGGGTTATGTTAAAAAAgttcataaaaagaaaaagattgcaTTCGATGAAAGTTCAACTACACTCGATACCAAGGTCTGCTTAACTAATGAATCTACTACTAGCATCGATTTAGAAAAGTTCCAAGAATTCGAAACCGAAGCAAATAGTGTTCTAAATGGTCATATACGTTTGTTTGATAATACCGATTCCGAGAATGATTCGCAAAATGAAAGTTCAAAGTATGCGCAAGCAACTCAAAGCAATAACGTTCCTGATCAACGCatcgatgaaattgaaaatgtgGAGATATGTTTTACAGAGGAAGAGAAACAAGTAGAAAATAGTGGATCTAATTCTTCGTCTAGACGAGAAAGTATGGATGAATTATCATTCGCCATCGAAAGTGATTCTTGTCTTGCTAGATTCGAAGGTGATGAGAAGCTTCTGGTAGacaaaaatgaaatggaaaatgCATGGCAATATACCgttaatagtactaatgattttccTGTTGAAGTATTATGTGACATTTATGTACAATTGAGTCGATGCGTAGGGAAATATGCTCAGAGTTATGATAGAAAATCACTGCCAAag GATTTGCTCAAGGAAGTGAGAAAGTTTGAAGAATTCAAGACAACGTATCAGGAAGCTCACGATATCGCAAATCAAATGGACATAGTATAA
- the LOC117602105 gene encoding ATPase family AAA domain-containing protein 2 isoform X3, which yields MATTGKQVRLGSWIMSDDDAALDSMDTEEDIFSPRVRSLGSNVRRVKNLRTLRSNSTSHISVNNLSVRRSTRNRMQTYDNLNTSWILGTQTLKGYPMFQQHGSSSDKEMVDEVPERKRDVRDRMPLRSRENHPPNKNPTRHIRERAEHDRQNNRELRGRGDRDLREKTEQEKDIRDLKERQERERTEREHKDKIETRSKSNEEKDIRTRKSDSPSRLKEGPVTRLGGSLGEKDVKPKVDQDEADEDSLQESEKAENNDNYENEDGYEDMYTRIKRTRRKAQRQLPRGEKLTVVDSDLSESSDSPGPRKYSLRQKKPTVDRFQANVEPVRRSIKALRSVLSNSMRRRKHRSKSTSSSDSSDSEPQRYDKKKSKKARQSAIPQGGPPHRKADINPITLDTNIRFSDVGGLESHIHCLKEMVVFPMMYSDVFERFHITPPKGVLFHGPPGTGKTLIARALANECSQGSRKMAFFMRKGADCLSKWVGESERQLRLLFEQAQLMKPSIIFFDEIDGLVPVRSTKQDQIHASIVSTLLALMDGLSDRGEVIVIGATNRIDAIDPALRRPGRFDRELFFPLPSMKERLEILKIHVSKWKNPPPDQLLETLAEKATGYCGSDLRALCTEAVLQGLRRTYPQIYMTSNRLLLDPERVEVKKRDFLQASSILVPSSQRVSPCARRKLEPFMEPLLGPLIEELLSSIKGIFPHGVNLAMAKVKITKGIHRPRLLISGGNLSEGQGPPLAQALLYHMEHLPVQTLDVSTLFAESGRSPEETCVQVFNEAARNVPSIIYIRSIDQWWPLVPETVKAVFLCRIAALDPSLPILILATSDRTYQDLPIQLRSLFSELRGEVYSMKTPTAEQRSKFFRPIFMIQSLKPPKVKDDKVEVLEELPLAPDPLPKKLTEEERKLIYEKEEVSLRELRIFLREICAKLARNRQFFMFTKPVDTEEVPDYNMIIQQPMDLETMMTKIDMHCYLCARDFLDDIDLICKNALEYNPDRDPADKLIRHRACSLRDNAYALIKAELDSDFEDKCREISKNRRVTESSVSNEAENKNNRLKAEQPVTISERIDKKDSTNSSHSLVVNGKRYSNSRKRRIPAWARGYVKKVHKKKKIAFDESSTTLDTKVCLTNESTTSIDLEKFQEFETEANSVLNGHIRLFDNTDSENDSQNESSKYAQATQSNNVPDQRIDEIENVEICFTEEEKQVENSGSNSSSRRESMDELSFAIESDSCLARFEGDEKLLVDKNEMENAWQYTVNSTNDFPVEVLCDIYVQLSRCVGKYAQSYDRKSLPKDLLKEVRKFEEFKTTYQEAHDIANQMDIV from the exons ATGGCCACAACTGGTAAACAGGTTAGGTTGGGTTCGTGG ATAATGTCAGATGATGATGCTGCATTGGACTCAATGGATACAGAAGAAGATATTTTTTCTCCAAGGGTCCGCAGTCTTGGCTCTAATGTTAGAAGGGTTAAAAATTTGCGTACTCTACGATCAAATTCTACTTCTCATATATCTGTGAACAATTTAAGCGTACGCCGTAGTACCCGTAATAGAATGCAAACATATGATAATCTTAACACTAGCTGGATTTTAG GAACTCAAACATTGAAAGGTTATCCTATGTTTCAACAACATGGTTCTTCATCTGATAAAGAAATGGTGGATGAAGTACCTGAAAGGAAGCGTGATGTTAGGGACCGTATGCCTCTTAGATCACGTGAAAATCACCCTCCTAATAAAAATCCAACAAGACATATTAGGGAAAGAGCTGAACATGATAGGCAAAATAATAGAGAACTTAGAGGCAGAGGTGATCGTGATCTTAGAGAAAAAACAGAACAAGAGAAAGATATTAGAGATCTTAAGGAAAGacaagaaagagagaggacAGAGAGAGAACataaagataaaatagaaaCCAGAAGTAAATCGAATGAAGAGAAAGATATAAg aacaAGAAAATCTGATAGCCCAAGTAGACTTAAAGAAGGACCTGTTACAAGACTTGGTGGTAGCTTAGGTGAAAAAGATGTAAAGCCTAAAGTAGATCAAGATGAAGCTGATGAAGATAGCTTGCAAGAAAGTGAAAAGGctgaaaataatgataattatgaaaatgaagAT GGTTACGAAGACATGTATACACGTATTAAACGAACTAGAAGAAAAGCACAGCGGCAATTACCGAGAGGTGAAAAACTTACAG TGGTAGATAGTGATTTAAGTGAATCGTCTGATTCTCCTGGTCCTAGAAAATACAGTTTACGTCAAAAAAAGCCTACTGTAGATAGATTTCAAGCTAACGTAGAACCAGTTCGACGGTCTATAAAAGCACTTAGAAGTGTTCTCAGTAATTCGATGAGAAGGCGTAAACATAGAAGCAAAAGTACAAGCTCTAGTGATTCCAGCGATTCGGAACCTCAACGttatgataaaaagaaaagcaaaaaagcaag GCAATCAGCAATACCTCAGGGTGGACCACCTCATCGTAAAGCGGATATAAATCCAATTACTTTAGATACTAATATTAGATTCAGTGATGTCGGAGGCTTAGAATCACATATTCACTGCCTTAAAGAAATGGTGGTTTTTCCTATGATGTACTCAGATGTGTTTGAACGCTTTCACATTACGCCACCGAAAGGAGTACTTTTTCATGGTCCACCAG gaACTGGTAAAACGTTAATAGCTAGAGCATTGGCAAATGAGTGTAGTCAGGGGAGTAGGAAAATGGCATTCTTTATGAGAAAAGGCGCGGATTGTTTATCTAAATGGGTCGGAGAATCGGAGCGGCAATTGCGACTATTGTTTGAGCAGGCTCAACTAATGAAACcgtccataatattttttgatgaaatTGATGGCCTTGTACCTGTTCGTAGTACGAAACAGGATCAAATTCATGCTAGTATTGTGTCTACACTTTTAGCGCTTATGGATGGCCTCAGTGATAGAGGAGAG GTTATAGTTATCGGAGCAACAAATAGAATAGATGCTATTGATCCAGCATTACGGAGACCCGGTCGTTTCGACCGAGAATTATTTTTTCCCTTACCTTCTATGAAAGAAagattagaaatattaaaaattcacgtTAGTAAATGGAAAAATCCTCCACCAGATCAATTGTTAGAAACATTAGCTGAAAAAGCAACGGGTTATTGTGGTTCAGACCTCAGAGCTTTATGTACCGAAGCAGTTTTGCAAGGGTTGAGAAGAACGTATCCCCAAATATACATGACTAGCAATAGATTACTTTTAGATCCTGAACGAGTTGAA GTAAAGAAACGAGATTTTTTACAAGCAAGTTCTATTCTTGTACCTTCATCACAAAGAGTCTCGCCGTGTGCCCGAAGAAAATTGGAACCCTTTATGGAACCGTTATTAGGGCCTTTAATAGAAGAGTTACTTTCTTCGATAAAAGGAATATTTCCTCATGGGGTTAATCTTGCTATGGCAAA GGTGAAAATTACTAAAGGAATTCATCGACCGAGGCTATTAATTTCTGGCGGAAATTTGTCGGAAGGTCAAGGGCCACCCTTAGCACAGGCACTATTGTATCACATGGAACATCTACCAGTTCAAACGTTAGATGTTAGCACTCTTTTTGCAGAAAGTGGACGATCTCCAGAAGAAACCTGCGTGCAG GTATTTAATGAAGCTGCCAGAAATGTACCGTCCATAATTTATATTCGATCGATTGATCAGTGGTGGCCACTCGTACCTGAAACTGTCAAAGCAGTTTTTTTGTGTCGTATCGCAGCCCTCGATCCTTCATTACCCATCTTAATTTTAGCCACAAGCGATAGAACATATCAAGATCTTCCGATTCAATTACGAAGCCTTTTTAGCGAGCTTCGCGGAGAAGTTTATTCTATGAAAACACCAACAGCGGAACAAAGATCGAAATTCTTCCGACCTATTTTTATGATTCAAAGTCTAAAACCACCGAAAGTAAAGGATGATAAAGTAGAAGTTTTAGAGGAACTTCCCTTAGCACCAGATCCTTTACCAAAGAAGTTAACGGAAGAGGAAAGGAAATTGATATACGAGAAAGAAGAAGTGTCGCTAAGGGAATTAAGAATTTTCTTAAGGGAAATTTGTGCTAAGCTCGCAAGGAATAGACA ATTTTTTATGTTTACAAAACCAGTAGACACGGAAGAAGTGCCGGACTATAATATGATAATACAGCAGCCAATGGATTTAGAAACAATGATGACAAAGATTGATATGCATTGTTATCTCTGTGCACGAGATTTTCTTGATGATATTGATCTAATATGCAAAAATGCTTTGGAATATAATCCAGATAG AGATCCGGCGGACAAATTAATAAGGCATCGTGCATGCTCTCTACGCGATAATGCATACGCGTTGATAAAAGCAGAATTAGATTCCGATTTCGAGGATAAATGTCGTGAAATTTCGAAGAACCGAAGAGTTACTGAAAGTTCAGTTAGCAATGAGGCCGAGAATAAGAATAATCGGCTAAAAGCGGAGCAACCTGTAACCATATCCGAACGAATAGATAAAAAAGATTCTACGAATTCTAGTCATTCTCTTGTTGTAAATGGAAAGAGATATAGTAATTCTAGGAAGCGTAGGATACCAGCTTGGGCAAGGGGTTATGTTAAAAAAgttcataaaaagaaaaagattgcaTTCGATGAAAGTTCAACTACACTCGATACCAAGGTCTGCTTAACTAATGAATCTACTACTAGCATCGATTTAGAAAAGTTCCAAGAATTCGAAACCGAAGCAAATAGTGTTCTAAATGGTCATATACGTTTGTTTGATAATACCGATTCCGAGAATGATTCGCAAAATGAAAGTTCAAAGTATGCGCAAGCAACTCAAAGCAATAACGTTCCTGATCAACGCatcgatgaaattgaaaatgtgGAGATATGTTTTACAGAGGAAGAGAAACAAGTAGAAAATAGTGGATCTAATTCTTCGTCTAGACGAGAAAGTATGGATGAATTATCATTCGCCATCGAAAGTGATTCTTGTCTTGCTAGATTCGAAGGTGATGAGAAGCTTCTGGTAGacaaaaatgaaatggaaaatgCATGGCAATATACCgttaatagtactaatgattttccTGTTGAAGTATTATGTGACATTTATGTACAATTGAGTCGATGCGTAGGGAAATATGCTCAGAGTTATGATAGAAAATCACTGCCAAag GATTTGCTCAAGGAAGTGAGAAAGTTTGAAGAATTCAAGACAACGTATCAGGAAGCTCACGATATCGCAAATCAAATGGACATAGTATAA